gataaatgtttaacaccTGGAtcccaggaaaaaaatattcccaggacacacttttaaatttaatctacattattaacatgAGCTTAGTCACtttattaagtctagacaataaacaaaatacaaatctAGCCCTGAGTTATAGCATTTGCctatttccaaggtgtaaatgctcacacagaaaatttaacaaccagctcacTCAAGTCAATTTAAGAGGGCTCCAGAACTCTACTAGATCTATAGGACCCCCACATACGATATTAAAGTTACAAgtgttttcttcacaacaatcttgtgaagcAAATAATATGATCATTATtgtgttcattttaaagatgatgaatgAACTAAGGCTAAGAagagtgacttatccaagatcacattcCCTAGTAGTCAAAACCAGAATTAGAATTTAGATCTCCAGGATCTCAGATTTAGTTCTCTTTCTACTACACAAAACAAAAGTTTTCGTGGGGAAGTTGGAGGGTAGGTAGGATCAGGGATAGTGAACTATAAGCTCAATCTGAGTCAACAGGGCAGCAGGAATGAAAGCCAAACATATTCATGAAATCATAGGTTGCATTCATTGAGGCTTAGGTGCAGAATGAGAGAGGTGAATGTTCTCCTGCTCtccaaaatgtagttttcttggTCAAACTACATCTAGCATACCATATTTAATCCTGGGCATCCCATTTATGGAAGGGCATCAGCAAACTTGAGGGGAACCCAAAGAGGACAATCAAGATGGGAAAGAGGACTGGAGACTATTTCATACGAGGGTGGATTGGAGGAATTGGAGACACTTGTCCCAGAAAAGACTTTAGGGGAAAATAAGAGCTGTTTTCAAACACTTAAATAACTGTCCTACATAACATAGGATAAGATTTGTTCTATTCATCTCCAAAGGGCAAAACTAAGAGCAATGTGGGAGATTGCAGAAAggttagaagaagaagaaaatcaaaaaccaacaacttcctaacaattggagCTATCCAAAGTGAATCATTCCCTCTCAAGAGAAAATGAGTTCTCCATTGCTGAAAGTCCTCAAGTGGATGCTGATTACTGTTTACTTgtcaaggatttttatttttattattttttttgtacagGAAACTTTAGtctaaaaaggaaggaagcaagtaTAAGGATGAAGAGACCTAAACTGGTTTACAAAAGAGAATGACAAACCTGGAAATAATACAGCCAGTTTTAAATATCAGATATGATCCCTTTACTCAAGTCATTCTCATCCTAAAGTTATGTATCAAAAAGAACCAAAgaggagcagttaggtggcacagtggatagagcaccagccttcaagtcaggaggacctgagttcaaatatgaccccagacacttaacacttcttagctgtgtgaccttgggaaagtcacttaatcccaaattgcctcagcaaaaaaacaaaacaaacaaacaaaaaaaaaaaacagaaacaaaaataaacaaaaaagaattaaaggcaCAGAATGATTAATACAAATCacattatttatttcaatttttaaaaattaatgatgatCAAGAATGTTTTAAAGGTATTTCTTATTCAGGTATGTCTTGGGCTAGATAACTTTTGAGGTCCTTTCCCAAGATGAGACTCTGTGGAACGGAGGAACAGATATCATGTCCCTAACTCACTCTTTAGGTCTTCCTCTTTTCTGCTCCTAGGCAAAGAAGATCTTGAGAAACGAGCCTCCCTTCCTGTCACGCCAGCCGTTTCCACACCTGAACCCTCTACCTCAAGAATCCCCAAAGAGGGGGGAGAAGCAGCCACAACTCCCCAAGAGCCAAAGGAAGAGGAGGTGCCCACAGCAGATACTGTCGAGGCCAATGGTCCATGCCCAACACCCGTCCCTGTGGAGCTAGAGCCAACCCAGAATCAGGTGGACACAGTAGAAGACAGAAGTCCGGGAGCAGGAGATGGGGTAGACAGTTCTGGAGGAACAGTCCAGGGACCAGACATAGTAAAGGTAGAGTGGGATGGGCTGAGGTTCCTGGAGGAAAGTGCCAGAGAGGCCCCTGCATGTACAGAAATGGGGAAGGCAAAAGAACAGGAAGTTGAAGAGATAGTTTTAGAAGTGATAGGGGACCACCAGGTAGCAGGAGATCCAGAGCTTCCTGAATGGATGACCAAGGACAGAAGAGTCCAGGAAGTGGAGGAATTAGTTCTAGAGGCAATGAAGGGCCGGTCAATGATGGAAGCCTCAGAACTTCCCGAGTGGGTGAACAAAGACAGGGGCATTGTCGAAGTAGTTTGGGAGGGACTGGGGGGAATTGATGGCAGTGACACGGGGGACTCAGAGGAGATGGCTAGAGGGGAAACAGTCACGGGCAGCCCTGCTAGCTCAGGGCTAGAACCCAAAGAGCAAGGCTCCGGGAGGAGTCCCGAGCTGGGAGACCAAGGAGAGGGCTCTTTCATCTGGGTAGAGAGGGTAGTCATCACTGAAGACTGGGAGGAGGTATTGGTTGAGGAATCAGAAGGAACTTCCAAGGAATCAAAAGATGAGGCAGAGAAAATCTTGCAgccagggagggaggaggaaggggagaaagaacaGCTgggaacagagaaagaagaggaggaacagCATTTGGAGACAGAGAAGCAAGGGTCAGAAGGTGAGACAGAGGAAGTCCTTCAAGAGGATGGTGGGAAAGAGGTACATACAGCAGAGGAAGTAAAAGGGGATGAGGAGCAgttgggggaagaaaaggaaggagaggaaaaagaagagagagaaacagaggaggaAGCAGGGGGAGAGAAGCAGcttgaaggagaagaggaagagaaaaaacagcAGAGatcaaaggaggaggaggaaagggagagggaaggagaaatagaaaaggaaacaccTGCAGAGAAggatccagagagagagaaggggccTGACTCTGAGGAGAAAGGGGAGCAAGAACAGGAGATGAAACAAGCTACCCAGAGTGAGGCAGGTCCAGAACCACAGGCTGAAGAAGCCACAGCAGCTCCCAGTGAGTCCAAGGCTCCAGCTCCATCCCTAGAGCAGCTTCCAGCCCCTGAAGCGGGGCCCCCAGAACGCCAGCCCCTACTGCAGCCAGCTACACGCACTGTGAACCCTGCTAGCCGCCCTGTGCCCACCTATACACCTGCCCAACGGGCCGAGCCTCCACCCGACAGTGAGCAGGCTAGCGGCTCCAAGCAGACATGCCAGTGCTGTGTAGTGATGTGAGCCATCCCTCCAGCCAGCCGAGAGACCTTGTGGAAGCAAAGGGGAGCCTGAGGGTGTGAGGCTTCCTCCTCCCATCCTGACCCTGACCCATCAATCTCACAGCTACCTCGCCCTCCCTTCCACCCTGGGCACAGCCACGGGGGAGGGCCACTGCCCAGCTCAGCCGGAGTTGACACAGGGCCCAGGCACCGGCTACCACAGCCTTAACCCATGTAGGACTGTGGAGGTCCTGCTGCCCTTTGGACCCTCACCCACTGCCCCAGCGATCCtggcctttctccttttcctctctcagtTCCATCTCCTCAGTGATGCCTtaatacttgaaaataaaaaggagaacaGAATGACATGGAGAAATCTGAATTTGGGGTCAGAGAACCTGGGTCCAAATTCTGACTCTATGCCTCACTACTATCTGTATGGCTTAGCCCCATCCTCACTTTGAtccccattttctcatctattataTGAAAAAGGTGAACTGAATGACTGCTAAGACTGATGTCCAGCTCTAAATCACGGTATCATAGCAGTGCAGTGGAGTCTGCTACTCACTAGTgacttgggtctcagtttcctcatttgcaaaaggaaatgagaagacaAGGTTGTGTCCAAGGTCCCTTCTGGATTGGAATCCTGGGATCTGGCATCAAGGTGCATGGTGAGAGTAGAAGTCCTTCTCTGCCCCTATTTGTGAAACTTGAGCTAGGAATAATAGTAAACAAGTAGATAGGACTAATGTaataaatagctagcatttctatggcactttaaggtttttgAAACACCTAATAggtgtgatctcatttgattctaacaaccctatgagataggtgctattattatccttatcatGTTACCAACGAGGCGATGATCCAGTGACTTGTCCGTGGCTAACTCAGCTGGGAAGGGGCTTAGGAAGAACTTGatctcttattactgctttagctgcatcccaaagattttgatatgatgtctcatcattatcattatcttgggtgaaattgttaattgtttctataatttgctctttcacccagtcattctttaagatgagattattcagtttccaattactttttggtctatttacccctaactttttactgaatgtagcttttattgcattgtgatctgagaagaaggcatttattatttctgccttcctacatttaattttgagatctttatgtcctaatatatggtcaatttttgtataggatccatgaactgctgagaagaaagtatattccttcctattgccattcagttttctccaaaggtctatcatacctagtttttctaatgttctatttacttttttaatttctttcttgtttgttttgtggtttgatttgtctaaatctgagagtgctaggttgagatctcccactattatagttttaagGAAGAACTTGATCTCAAGCTTTCATGATTTCAAGTCCACCATGGTGGACCGGTACACCTTGGGACCTGGGTGGGATCATACTTATCCCTGGCCAATACCTCCTGGAGGGCTTAGTTCCCCTTAGTTCAATCATTAAGCAGCCTTGTGAAATAGGAAGAGCAttggatttagaattaaaagaaccaggttcaaatcccacccctgTCACCACTTGAGTGACCTTAGCTATATATCACAACATCTATAACAGGCCtgagtttctttatctatgaaatgaaaggCTTGGACTAGAGGCTTCCAAGATTCCTTGCAGCTCTCAATAGATGTTAATTCTATGTTCTGAAGTGCCTCTGATTCTGGGTTACACTAGAGAAAAAGCAAGGATGGAGAAGTCCCAGATCTTACCCCTCAGGAATTTTGCAGCCCAGGCTGAGATAAGACAGATACATGGGTAGCTAGAATCCAAGATCAATGTGACATAGAATCTATATAGTAAGAGTGGTACAAATGGAGTCTATGGAGActagagaggagggaggaaatccattctggagagaaggCTTTTCTAGAGGAGGTGACATCTGAACTGAGTCTGAAAGGATGGATTAGAGGTTCAGGGGATAAGGGAAGAATGAATGGAGGGAACCAAAATCTGGAGACGTGGTGGGAACGTGTTTTAGATTTGAATGGTAAGCTATATATATAGACTGTTGGGCCCTGCAGTGGGGTAGAGGGCAGAGAAGCAGTGGGAAGCACTCTAGAGAGCTGGGATAAGACTGTGAGCTCTTGAACATAGGGAAGAAGGGTTTGGACTTGGTCCCATTGACAGTGGGGAGGCCATACAAGATTTGGGGGCAGGGGAGAGACAACTAAATCCTGTGCTCATAAATGTGGATAGGCTGAATGAGGAATGTAGGCCAAAAGAGAGAAAGTCTTAGATTTAGGGTCAGGAGCTTGGGTCTTGGTTGCGTTCTCCTTCTGCTTCTAATGAGCCACGTGACCTTGAGGAAAGCTACCTCTCTCTGCACTTCTATTCCTACTCTACAACAGAAATGGAGGtggacctctgaggtcccttccagctctaaacttTCTAAATCACTGTGGGAAATCATGTTCTCTTTTCCCAAGTGCTCCAAATGACCAGAGTAACACATAAGGATTTTTCTAAAGTTCTCCCAAAGCATAAAGGGATTTAGTAGGTGCAATAGGGGTCAAGATTGAGTCCCAACCCTGATTCTAACTTGCTATATGTCCTGGGCCCATCTTCTTCCACTCTCTCCTTGCCCCCTTAGTTTCTATTTCTGTAAGATGGCAGATGGAATAGACAAGAAGATTTCTAAACCTTTTCCAGGTTTGATGTTCTATGGTTTTGAGACTTGGTTCCCCTGCCTCAGCAAATCAGGGTGATGCTTTGATCCTGAACTTGGTTCTTCTACATCATAGATCTATCCTCTTGGCAGAGTTTCATAATCCAGGACAGGTAGAGGTTTGTGATTTGGGCAGAGTCAGAAGCCCCAGTTCTTCAGGTGTGGGCAGGAAATGTTTCTCATATCCAAAGTCAAGTGGGATGGGAGCCTCTGGATCCTGGGGGGCTGGGAATATTGGAGTCTCCACTTCTTCCACTTCTAGGAAAAGGGCCTCTTTTGGAGGTGAAGCCTGGGGAAGCTCCTAAGGAAGAACAGTGAAAAGGGAGGCTTTGGCTCCTCCTTCCCTCACCACCTtgcctctccttcctcccatggGGCCCAACATAACAGAAAGGAGGAGTTCAAGAGTTTCAAAGAAGAGTTTAAATTCCAAGTTCATAGATTAGAAAGCCCAGCTGCTCACCTCTCCCCAAAACTGCATGCTCTTGCTATTGGAGGGATCAGGGATCCTTTCAGAGACCCAATGTGGCAGAAGCTTGTGACGGAGTTGGAGGCAGCTGAGTCAAGccaagaaaagaaagtcaaagtTAAGGGGTAGCATGAAGGCACCTGGGCTCTCCAACCCAAGGTACTCTgtcctctcagaaatccaaaatTTCTCTACCCAATATCCCCATGTACAAGCCacacttttctcccctccccttggGAGTCCTGACCATGACCTAGGCATCCAATGCCCTCACCAATTAGAAAATGCCAAACCCAGGCAGCAAATCAGCAATAACATGACACAGAACAGCAGGACAATCAGCAGCACTTTCCATGCTTCCAAATTCTTCTCTAGGAGCAAAAGAAGCCAGGAATCAGATATTAGGGCCCAGGGACATGTGTTAAGTAGCAGATTCCCCTAACCATTCTGTACCCACCTCCAATTCATCCAAGGCCCCTAGCATCCTGACTTCCCTTCAAAGTCATGCATTCCATTGACCAGCAGCTGTTCCTTTCAGTCTCTAATCCTCTGTTAAAAGCTAGGATTTACTATTCACCATCATCACCTGTCAGTACAGTTATCACTTCCACATCACTATTTTCCCCGCTATGGTTTTTATATGCCATggggaaattaaatgagaattttaggggagttttttttttatagaagcTGAAGATCAGcagatatgacagaaaaaaatttaaaaactcagaaattcataaaatgtatgtataatattgtataatatagttTGTGACTAAatatttaacccaaattttacaataaggtactataaataccccataaaagaaaaagaaaaaaaaattccaacttcTTTGGAATGAAATGAGGGCCAAAAAATTGTATGCAAAATTTCCATCTCATCTCCCTTAACCTCCACAATGTGGTTCTTAAACTacatcccttcctcctcccagcAGCACCTGGACTTTGTGTCTCCAGCATACCCACCAGTGAGGAAGAATTGCAGGATCTGGCTAGGCTGTCCAGGGCCAGCAATGGTGGATGCTATCACCCACATCTTATAGTATCCTCCAGGGAGGTTCCACAGGGTTATATTTCTGGTATCTGCACTcactaaagagagagagaggatgtggACAGAGTGGTCAGTGAGGAGAAAATAGGGGGGAAGATAGGGAGACTTCCTGGAAGAAGTCTGCATTAAGTTCAGGAGCAGTGTGGAACAAAGGAAATAGCTCTATGCCAGGAGCCAGGAAACCTGAGTTTTAGTCACTAATTCACAGAGTGGCCTTGGGCCAGTACTTGTCCCCTTCTCTCAgcttcttagtttcttcatctgtaaaatgaaagaactggaCTATAATCTCTCAAACTCTGTCTAGGACTAAATCCTATGCTGCTAAATTTTTTGTGTGACAAGTAAATTCCTTGTTTtttatgggcctcagtttatttatctgtaaaataatatgataatctcTGATAATCTCTGAGGGCCTTTccataattctgtgattctgtgagcAACACAGTGCTAGGTCAGAAGTCCTTGGGTGGTAGATTCCAGGATTAGCCACAGTGGACTGGCTGGAGACAGTGTTTCAAAGCCTTCCTAGGAAGGTGGAGTCTGAACCTGGATTAGGAGCCAATACAGAGGGATGAAGAAAAAGGGGATAGATGTTTACCATTCAGAAGGGTGGGGGACCCCGAAGCTGGCTGCACATATATGGTGTAGTGTGTGAAGTGTCCCCCACGTTTTCTTCTGGGGAGCTCGGCCCATGCTACAGTCAGTGCCCCGCTGGCAGAATTTGGAACCTGCCACAGAGTTGGCCCTTCTAGGGGTGctggagggaaaaataaatatcagaggcCTTTGCAACCCCTTCCTCAGGACCCATGTGCCACCACACCTTCTCCTGTGCCCATCCCATTCCTTTACCTATCTCCTGACTGTACCCCCAGACTGGAGAGGCAAAAGCCAGGCCCTTCAGAGAGACACTGCTCACGGTCACACGGTATGGAACACCTTTCTCGAAGTTTccttgaaagaagggagggggcaTGGGTCcagaaaaatcacaggaaaagcCCATTCTACCCATCTCCATTCCGCCTCCATGCCTGTTTTCCCCACCTCCTATCACatcttctatttttcatctttgttgccTATAAGCCTCTCCTTTCCAAGCTCCCAGAACCACCAAATTTCGGAGTTGTAAAGAACCTTTGAAGACAATGAGAATACTTCCACCTCCAGCTAACCCACATCTTCTATACATGCTCCCAAAACAGTCAGTCATCAAGCCTAAAGGacttacaaataaaaaaggatcATTGACCCTAAGATAGCTCACTCTGCTTTTGGACAATTCTCACCAGGAGAaagtttttcctgatattaaGCCTATATTTGCAGCTCTACCAACCATTACCAAAGCCCTTCAGATGTGCAAAAATAGTTATTAGTCATTAATCTACTTCTGcctcttttataaattttcttctccaaactcAGCATTCCCAAGCTGATCTTATGATCTGATCTTATGTCCTCTCACCATCCTGACTGAATGACTCTGAACTGAACATAATATGGGGACAAGATCTGAACAAGACAAAAGAGAGTGGGATTATCACTCTTTTGGGTCCAATGACTCTCAATGCAGTCACTTTTTTTGTATTGCATGATCAACCTCCTTTTTGAGTTTGCAGTCCACTGAGGACctgagctcctttttttttttaaaccattcctAATTTATATTTTCACTATGACACAAATTTTCTTGTCCACCTGTTCATCAGCCTGTAGAACCCTTTGACAGTTTAGAGGGAGGGATAACCGTATAGCCTGATTCCCCAATGTACCTCTCAACAGAATGCTGTGATTCCCCTTTGGTAGACGGGCCCAGTTGAGCCCCTGAGGAGACATCTCTTCTTGGATCCACTCTACTACAAACTCCTGGTGTTCCTGTGGCTCTGGAGCCCATGTGACCAACATCCCCTGATTTTCCATGCTGTTTACTCGGACTTTTTTAGGAGCAGAACCTGGGGACAAGTGCAAACCAAGAGGCTTTGAGTTCTATCTGCTAATACAGGGAAGTCAGAGCCCATTATACCTCTTCCCTATCTCCCAATCCCATTACAAGTTGTTTCTTCAATTCTTGCCCAATGAGTCCCTCTTTCCTATCTGTTGTTTTTCCATGGCCTTTTCCCCCaagtcacagaatctcagaaatgGAAGACACTTCTATATTCATCTGTTTCAATCTATATGTCAACAAGAATCCTCTTGTTCAGTAAGTAGAAGACTTCTAAAGATGGGCAGCTCATTCTTTCTAGAAGCAAAACACCCTACTCTAGGATACCTAGGACTCCTCCCTGGGAACCAGGATAGTCTCTTACCTGAACAAGCCAAAGTAAGGTTAGATGTGTGTCCCTGGCCGGTAATGTTGAAAGCCACTATGGATATCCACTCTGTGTCTTTAGGAAGGGTGACATTGCAGCAGAGTACAACTTTGGAGTGCAGGTCTTCACCTGGTACCTGGAATACCACCTTATAGCTGAGCCCCAACCCAGGCAGGAGGTCCTAAGgcaggaaaagaaggaactaaTGTGACATGAGGAAAATCAGCATTCATTCAATATACATTAATAAAATGCCTGGAGTATATGAAGATCTGGACTGGATGCTAGGCCACTTTGGAAGAATGGGATTTAAAGTTTAGCTTAGATTGCTGGACTTGTATTCAGGAAGCCTGAGTTTAGGTCTTGATTCTGCCATTTATGTTGGACCACTCTGGGTCACCTCCctctcttaatttcctcatctgaaacgAGTAAATAATATATCTTGTACTTCCTTCCTTGCAAGGTTGTTAGAAGAAGAGGGCTTTTAAAAGTCATTAATATTCTAAGACAAGTGTTCCTACCCTGCTGGAGCCCATAGTCTAGGAAAAGCACATTCCTTTATATTAGAATATTTGAATCCTTTAAAGTAACAAGTATCATTTCCCATCTTGTATAGAAGACATTGATAAACAGGAAGGGGGAGAGTCTTGTTCAGTCACACGGCTACTAAGTAGGATGAATAAATGACTTCAACCCATGCCATTAACCATCAAAAGTCTAACACTCTTTCAATTATATCATGCTGCCCCAGTTGGGACACAGCCCTCTAAAAGGTGAGCCCAAGTTTCCTCTTCCCCAGGTTCTGTGCATTTACCTTCCCCTTCCCACCCCAGCTCCTATGTTCAAGTTACAGCTACTTCTGGCTGAGGCCCATGCATAGGGATACCCCTAGACCCGGGTCACCTTCCATAGCAACACATAGGGCTCTTCTTGGGGACGTGAGCTGCTGCAGGGTGACCCAAAGATCCACACATCCACTTGGTCGGTTGGGGCTAAACAGAAGCACAAGGAGAAAGGAGAATAGAGTGAGGGACTTCTCTAGTTGCTAGGAAGGGGCAGGAAATAGTGAAAGCATAGGAACATCCAGGACTGGGCCTCCCAGGCCTATAAGAAGAAGGGACTTCTTACCAGCTGGGAGGCTTTGGAATTTCAGGATGGCACTCCAGTCACTCCAAAAGCCCATGTTGTTTTGCAGCCGGCAGCGGGAGGCTATTTCATAAACTGTGTCTGGCTTTAAGCTGTGAAGCTCCAGAAAGGATGAATCTCTAGACTCCACCTGAGGGAAAGATAAGGAGGGGTCATAACACCATGGGTGAGAATTAGCTCCCATAGATCATGTAATAACCTTCGTGGATCTATAAATTAACTTCAATGGGCCAGTATTATTACACatactaattaataataaattctcTCATGCATCATATAATGATCTTCAGACAATCCCCCCTCAGGGCCATATAAAAACCTCAGTGGGCCTATGCAGCATATGATAACCTCACAGGAAGCCAAATAAAGTGATACAGAAGGAAGATAGCCTTCTGGCAtctgattgtgatgaaatattattgtgctccATGTAATGACTGgtggggcaggggtggggggtGATTTCACaaaaacatggcaagacctacatgaactgaaacaaagtgacttgaaaagaaccaggagatcattgtgcacagtgaCAGAAATGTGGTAATAAAGCTCAACTGTAAAAGGTTTGGCTTATTCtatcaatacaatgacccaagacaattccaaaggattcatggtggaaaaaatgctctccacctccaaagaaagaactgataaactctgaatacaaattaaagtagaattttctctttatttttcttgatttttttttcactatacctaatatggaaatgttttgcatgatttcatatgtataattgattttcattttgcttgttttctcagtgGGTGGGGGAGGAAGTGGGAAGGAGGCAGAGAATCTGAACCTCAAATTTAAAggtaagtaaataataaatatttttaaaagaatgaagatgatcTAATCAATATAGTAATAACAATTACTTCCATTTGTATTAGGCTTTAAgatctgtaaagtgctttagaGAATCCTGGGcagttcatttcatttctttgaagattcttcatcaataaaatgagggagctgaatTAGGTGACTTTTGAGACATTTTCCAGGTCTAAGTTCTTTGCTTCTACAATCTTGTTTGATCTTGTACAACATAACAGGCAtcattatattcttatttttataaataaggaaactgaggatcagagaagtCATCCTtggttatacaactagtaagtatcagagtcaagatttgaatccaagttgcTCCTGACCCCAAGTCTAGTACTGACCATATACTATCCTTTCACACAGATCACAAGAACATCAACAAAATCCATGCTAAATAAATCACCAAAATGTTCAAAACAAGTAGGATGGTTGGACTACTAACACATTGAAGATAATATATACATCTTTTGTTCTGGGATTAACAGTTAAGAAATAACAGAAGGTGCTCAAGTTGGTCATGGCTTAGGTGCTGCCCAGGAAAAAGCTTGGTCTTCCCTGAGCTGCCatagttgggggcagctaggttgcacagcaTGGATAGAACAATGGtcttcaggaggatctgagtttaaatttgacttcagtcacttaaccttgagagagagaaaaaaaaaaagagagagagagagagagagagagagagagagagacagagagacagagagacagagagacagagacagagacagagacaaagagagagaagaagggagggagacaaagggagaaagagagaaggagggagagagacaaataaAAGAAGTTCTCAAAGTAATTTacaatctcttttttttgtttttctttcattttgttgttctttttcttttttttagactAAAAAGGCCCTGAACTCAAATGCAAAATTCTAGATACTTAGGCTTCAAGGACAATTAGAATTTAGAAAacactcctttaaaaaaaaaacaaaaacaaaaacaaaaacaagaataacTCCATAGAGAGAGATTATCAAAAATGGCCAATAGAACAGCCTATGAACTCATTATCAGTAAGGGAAAAGTCTCTTAACATCTTGGCACATcaagcaactctctaaaactatgaGTTGCTTAGTAGCTGGTAATCTGCATGAATAGAGAAAATTGCCTTACCAGGATTCTGTTTCTTACAACAATGAAACCACAAATCTAGATCTTTATCATCTATCAGTTTTTAAATCTCTGTTATTATAAACATGTAAAACatatgttgttcagttatgtccaactcttcaggaTCACAcacatcagatttgaacttatgaagatgagtcttttggaTTCTAGGCTCAACACAATATTCATTGCGCCACCTAGTGATTCCATAATGCATATACAGTACGTTTTAATACCACTATTTTTCaatgaaagttaaaataaaatggatttttaaattaatggtaACCTTCACGAGCCACATAACAACTCCCCACTGGGTGTTGTAACAATCCCCATGAAACATGGAATAACTTCCATATGCCATGCAATAATTTCCATGTGGCCATGTAATGAATAGAAGTCCAGAATTTCTGGATTGGAAGGAAACTTAAGTCACTCAGTTCAATCCATTCCTGAGCAAGAATGTCCTCTACCACATACTGGCTAAGTTCAGGCTTTGTTAAATGCCTCTAGTGATAGTCAGCCAAGGAggcaataaagatttattaaatgcctactctgtgctaacaaaca
This sequence is a window from Sminthopsis crassicaudata isolate SCR6 chromosome 1, ASM4859323v1, whole genome shotgun sequence. Protein-coding genes within it:
- the PALM3 gene encoding paralemmin-3 isoform X2, whose amino-acid sequence is MVESALYRQRLEVIAEKRRLQEQICGARRELEEEKLRVQRLKRKSLRERWLMDGTAERPEGAEPEADPHSPQGQAQARIQHLEDSLFTLQSQLQLLQSASTGAQHKTSAWPTWRRQVSRSLSQTAMEPGSEGKEDLEKRASLPVTPAVSTPEPSTSRIPKEGGEAATTPQEPKEEEVPTADTVEANGPCPTPVPVELEPTQNQVDTVEDRSPGAGDGVDSSGGTVQGPDIVKVEWDGLRFLEESAREAPACTEMGKAKEQEVEEIVLEVIGDHQVAGDPELPEWMTKDRRVQEVEELVLEAMKGRSMMEASELPEWVNKDRGIVEVVWEGLGGIDGSDTGDSEEMARGETVTGSPASSGLEPKEQGSGRSPELGDQGEGSFIWVERVVITEDWEEVLVEESEGTSKESKDEAEKILQPGREEEGEKEQLGTEKEEEEQHLETEKQGSEGETEEVLQEDGGKEVHTAEEVKGDEEQLGEEKEGEEKEERETEEEAGGEKQLEGEEEEKKQQRSKEEEEREREGEIEKETPAEKDPEREKGPDSEEKGEQEQEMKQATQSEAGPEPQAEEATAAPSESKAPAPSLEQLPAPEAGPPERQPLLQPATRTVNPASRPVPTYTPAQRAEPPPDSEQASGSKQTCQCCVVM
- the PALM3 gene encoding paralemmin-3 isoform X3, which gives rise to MALQSQGLPPSGWTPANPMPMVESALYRQRLEVIAEKRRLQEQICGARRELEEEKLRVQRLKRKSLRERWLMDGTAERPEGAEPEADPHSPQGQAQARIQHLEDSLFTLQSQLQLLQSASTGAQHKTSAWPTWRRQVSRSLSQTAMEPGSEGKEDLEKRASLPVTPAVSTPEPSTSRIPKEGGEAATTPQEPKEEEVPTADTVEANGPCPTPVPVELEPTQNQVDTVEDRSPGAGDGVDSSGGTVQGPDIVKVEWDGLRFLEESAREAPACTEMGKAKEQEVEEIVLEVIGDHQVAGDPELPEWMTKDRRVQEVEELVLEAMKGRSMMEASELPEWVNKDRGIVEVVWEGLGGIDGSDTGDSEEMARGETVTGSPASSGLEPKEQGSGRSPELGDQGEGSFIWVERVVITEDWEEVLVEESEGTSKESKDEAEKILQPGREEEGEKEQLGTEKEEEEQHLETEKQGSEGETEEVLQEDGGKEVHTAEEVKGDEEQLGEEKEGEEKEERETEEEAGGEKQLEGEEEEKKQQRSKEEEEREREGEIEKETPAEKDPEREKGPDSEEKGEQEQEMKQATQSEAGPEPQAEEATAAPSESKAPAPSLEQLPAPEAGPPERQPLLQPATRTVNPASRPVPTYTPAQRAEPPPDSEQASGSKQTCQCCVVM
- the PALM3 gene encoding paralemmin-3 isoform X1, with translation MVYLQVPCTLFRISWFSSHKLHLIHCPNLYPDTPDSFLSSHTALHLLAAPSPVSHPPLPLYSTLSIPPFLCSPSPFPVSFLKDPSPISPLLLSIQLCSSTDFLFPDAFLNLPSPDLFYPVSVPHSLLSFIPAPSGPLPPPLPRFHLLSVSRLWQRAAGSGPGARPAPPLLLSLTAALSGTAESALPRPPPLPPNPQQEKRRLQEQICGARRELEEEKLRVQRLKRKSLRERWLMDGTAERPEGAEPEADPHSPQGQAQARIQHLEDSLFTLQSQLQLLQSASTGAQHKTSAWPTWRRQVSRSLSQTAMEPGSEGKEDLEKRASLPVTPAVSTPEPSTSRIPKEGGEAATTPQEPKEEEVPTADTVEANGPCPTPVPVELEPTQNQVDTVEDRSPGAGDGVDSSGGTVQGPDIVKVEWDGLRFLEESAREAPACTEMGKAKEQEVEEIVLEVIGDHQVAGDPELPEWMTKDRRVQEVEELVLEAMKGRSMMEASELPEWVNKDRGIVEVVWEGLGGIDGSDTGDSEEMARGETVTGSPASSGLEPKEQGSGRSPELGDQGEGSFIWVERVVITEDWEEVLVEESEGTSKESKDEAEKILQPGREEEGEKEQLGTEKEEEEQHLETEKQGSEGETEEVLQEDGGKEVHTAEEVKGDEEQLGEEKEGEEKEERETEEEAGGEKQLEGEEEEKKQQRSKEEEEREREGEIEKETPAEKDPEREKGPDSEEKGEQEQEMKQATQSEAGPEPQAEEATAAPSESKAPAPSLEQLPAPEAGPPERQPLLQPATRTVNPASRPVPTYTPAQRAEPPPDSEQASGSKQTCQCCVVM